A window of the Arachis duranensis cultivar V14167 chromosome 5, aradu.V14167.gnm2.J7QH, whole genome shotgun sequence genome harbors these coding sequences:
- the LOC107488909 gene encoding DNA polymerase lambda: protein MAPKTKPKKKRSPSSESEPDGMFSGMVVFFVPKGVQPRRLQIWKQRLVQMGGVIEERLSRRVTHVFAMDSHTLLKELDKERLSRFKGKVILYQWLEDSLKSGEKLSEDMYELKLDPQSADIPHKPLNPKPTYGNLSSDSQQSPSKKIKLSSEETKVADLKSNENKTENAPLLSTSTIISLKYIQNLNCSNNGRALQSSLPYCPPDLNKNITEIFGKLVNIYRALGDDRRSFSYYKAIAVIEKLPFKIESTDQIKDLPSIGKSMKDHVQEIITTGKLSKLEHFETDEKVRTISLFGEVWGIGPATALKLYEKGHRTLDDLRNDDSLTNAQKLGLKYFDDIRQRIPRHEVQEMERILQKVGEEVLPGVIIVCGGSYRRGKATCGDIDVIITHPDGQSHKGFLPKFVQCLKDIDFLREDLVFSTHSEEGTDSGVDTYFGFCTYPGRELRHRIDLKVYPRDIYAFGLIAWTGNDVLNRRLRLLAESKGFRLDDTGLFPATQGSGGKRGAKGIASLKFDTEKEVFDFLGFPWLEPHERNL from the exons atggcgccaaaaacaaaACCAAAGAAGAAGCGAAGCCCTTCCTCCGAGTCAGAACCTGATGGAATGTTTTCAGGAATGGTGGTTTTCTTCGTCCCCAAAGGAGTCCAACCACGTCGGTTGCAG aTTTGGAAGCAGAGGTTGGTGCAAATGGGTGGTGTAATTGAGGAGCGCCTCTCCAGACGGGTCACTCATGTTTTTGCAATGGATTCTCATACTCTTCTCAAAGAACTGGACAAGGAGCGTTTGTCACGTTTTAAAGGG AAAGTTATCCTTTACCAATGGCTGGAGGACAGCTTGAAATCTGGGGAAAAACTATCTGAGGACATGTATGAGCTGAAGTTGGATCCTCAAAGTGCAGATATTCCTCATAAGCCTTTGAACCCTAAGCCAACTTATGGAAACTTGTCAAGTGATTCTCAGCAATCACCGAGTAAAAAGATCAAGTTATCTTCTGAAGAAACAAAGGTTGCAGATCTCAAAagtaatgaaaataaaacagaaaatgcTCCACTTTTGTCCACAAGCACGATTATTTCATTAAAATATATTCAGAACTT aaaCTGTTCTAACAATGGGAGGGCATTGCAGTCGTCCTTGCCATACTGTCCACCTGACCTCAACAAGAATATAACAGAGATATTTGGAAAACTTGTTAACATATATAGAG CACTGGGTGATGATCGGAGATCCTTCAGCTATTACAAGGCTATTGCAGTGATTGAGAAGTTGCCGTTTAAAATTGAAAGCACAGACCAGATCAAAGACCTGCCTTCTATTGGAAAATCAATGAAAGATCAT GTTCAGGAGATAATAACTACTGGGAAGTTATCCAAACTGGAACACTTTGAAACTGATGAGAAG GTGCGGACAATATCCTTATTTGGAGAAGTATGGGGTATTGGTCCTGCCACAGCACTGAAATTGTATGAGAAAGGACACCGTACATTAGATGATCTAAGGAATGATGATTCACTTACAAATGCACAAAAGTTAGGGTTGAAATACTTTGATGATATCAGGCAACGAATTCCACGCCATGAG GTTCAAGAGATGGAGCGCATTTTGCAGAAAGTTGGGGAGGAAGTTTTGCCTGGG GTTATTATTGTTTGTGGAGGATCATATAGGCGTGGGAAGGCTACTTGTGGTGACATTGATGTTATTATAACACATCCTGATGGACAAAG TCACAAAGGATTTTTGCCAAAGTTTGTACAGTGTTTAAAGGATATTGATTTCCTGAGAGAGGATTTAGTTTTCAGTACTCATAGCGAAGAG GGTACTGACTCTGGTGTTGACACTTACTTTGGCTTTTGCACTTATCCTGGACGGGAGTTGCGACACAGAATTGATTTAAAG GTCTACCCAAGAGACATATATGCTTTTGGACTAATAGCTTGGACAGGAAACGACGTATTAAATAGGAG GTTGAGACTGCTTGCTGAATCTAAAGGATTTCGGCTTGATGATACAGGCTTGTTTCCAGCTACTCAAGGTTCTGGAGGCAAACGG GGTGCAAAAGGTATTGCAAGTTTGAAATTTGATACGGAGAAGGAGGTGTTTGATTTCTTGGGCTTTCCTTGGCTTGAACCACATGAAAGAAATCTTTAA